From a region of the Thermus caldilimi genome:
- a CDS encoding ABC transporter ATP-binding protein — MAQLLAENITLTFGGVAALSAVSLAVEEGELVSVIGPNGAGKTSLLNCISGFYHPQRGRILFEGHEITRASPHEVTRLGIARAFQNIELFSGLTVLENLMLARHTHLGYNLVQAGVFYGKALAKEVENRRVVEEVIDFMELEPYRKALVGNLPYGVRKRVEVARALSLSPRLLLLDEPMAGMTLEEKEDMVRFILEIRAQGTTVILIEHDLGVVMDISDRVYVLDFGQVIAEGAPEEVARNPRVQEAYLGVEA; from the coding sequence GTGGCCCAGCTTCTGGCGGAGAACATCACCCTGACCTTTGGCGGCGTGGCTGCTCTTTCGGCGGTTTCCCTGGCGGTGGAAGAGGGGGAGCTGGTTTCCGTCATCGGCCCCAACGGGGCGGGGAAGACCAGTCTGTTAAACTGCATATCCGGCTTCTACCACCCCCAGCGAGGTCGCATCCTCTTTGAGGGGCACGAGATCACCCGTGCAAGCCCCCATGAGGTGACCCGTCTGGGCATCGCCCGCGCCTTCCAGAACATAGAGCTCTTCTCTGGCCTCACGGTGCTGGAAAACCTTATGCTGGCCCGGCACACCCACTTGGGCTACAACCTTGTTCAGGCCGGGGTCTTTTACGGCAAGGCTTTGGCCAAGGAGGTGGAAAACCGCCGGGTGGTGGAGGAGGTCATCGACTTCATGGAGCTGGAACCCTACCGCAAGGCTTTGGTGGGGAACCTTCCTTACGGGGTCAGGAAGCGGGTGGAGGTGGCCCGGGCCCTTTCTCTTTCCCCCAGGCTCCTTCTTCTGGATGAGCCCATGGCGGGAATGACCCTCGAGGAGAAGGAGGACATGGTGCGCTTCATCCTGGAGATCCGGGCCCAGGGCACCACGGTGATCCTCATCGAGCACGACCTGGGGGTGGTCATGGACATCTCCGACCGGGTGTATGTGCTGGACTTCGGCCAGGTGATCGCGGAAGGGGCCCCGGAGGAGGTGGCCAGGAATCCGCGGGTGCAGGAGGCCTACCTGGGAGTGGAGGCATGA
- a CDS encoding long-chain fatty acid--CoA ligase encodes MKALRPSYEMKRYTLPQLLRLRAEQEGDRVALREKDYGIWNEITYAEYYEKVLLFAHGLLSLDFEPGERLAIIADNIPEWLYAELGTQAVRGISVGVYQSSLPAEIAYMLQYTGASIVLAEDQEQVDKLYEIRSEIPKVRHVIYEDPKGMRSYRDPWLLSFEEVLERGREHRKKYPDAVEKLLLEASPEEVCHLSSTSGTTGRPKAAMLRHRNLIHMGVALQEVDPLLPTDDYLSFLPLAWIGEQMMSVAMALTGGFAVNLPEAVETAMQDLKEIGPHVMFSPPRVWESIQSGIWVRMSESYAFNRFVYERLLRVGYRAADYRMRGKPMPFGLRLAYWLADQVLFKPLRDQLGFLRLRRAYTGGAALGPDVFRFFHAIGVNLKQIYGQTEIIGIAFVHRDGDVRHDTVGLPIPGTEVRISEEGEILCRSDAVCAGYWERPEATAEAFRDGWLHTGDAGYLTEDGHLVVIDRLSDVMRTEKGTVFSPQFVENKLKFSPFIKEAVVFGDRKPYLAALINVDPQTVGKWAEDRGLAYTTYLDLSLKPEVAELVRKEVEKVNQELPEDLKIRRFVLLYKLLDADDEELTRTGKVRRGLIAKKYAPLVEALYSQAEAVEVEAEYRYQDGTVQRVRAQVPVLDLREEVAV; translated from the coding sequence ATGAAGGCCCTAAGGCCCTCCTACGAGATGAAGCGCTACACCCTGCCCCAGCTTCTGCGCCTCAGGGCGGAGCAGGAGGGGGACAGGGTGGCCTTGAGGGAAAAGGACTACGGCATCTGGAACGAGATCACCTATGCTGAGTACTACGAAAAGGTTCTTCTCTTCGCCCACGGCCTTCTCTCTTTGGATTTTGAACCGGGGGAGAGGCTGGCCATCATCGCCGACAACATCCCGGAGTGGCTCTATGCGGAGCTCGGCACCCAGGCGGTCCGGGGGATCAGCGTGGGGGTGTACCAGAGTAGCCTTCCCGCCGAGATCGCCTACATGCTTCAGTACACGGGGGCCAGCATCGTGCTCGCCGAGGACCAGGAACAGGTGGACAAGCTCTACGAGATCCGAAGCGAGATCCCGAAGGTCCGCCACGTGATCTACGAGGATCCCAAGGGCATGCGGAGCTACCGGGACCCCTGGCTCCTTTCCTTTGAAGAGGTGCTGGAGCGGGGCCGGGAGCACCGAAAGAAATACCCGGACGCCGTGGAGAAGCTCCTCCTCGAGGCGAGCCCCGAGGAGGTCTGTCACCTCTCCTCCACCTCCGGCACCACGGGAAGGCCTAAGGCGGCCATGCTCCGCCACCGCAACCTCATCCACATGGGGGTGGCCCTGCAGGAGGTGGACCCCCTCTTGCCCACGGACGATTACCTCTCCTTCCTTCCCCTGGCCTGGATCGGGGAGCAGATGATGTCGGTGGCCATGGCCCTCACCGGGGGCTTCGCCGTGAACCTTCCCGAGGCGGTGGAGACCGCCATGCAGGACCTCAAGGAGATCGGTCCCCACGTGATGTTCAGCCCTCCCAGGGTCTGGGAGAGCATCCAAAGCGGCATCTGGGTGCGGATGTCCGAGAGCTATGCCTTCAACCGCTTCGTGTACGAGAGGCTTCTCCGGGTAGGCTACCGGGCGGCGGACTACCGCATGCGGGGGAAGCCCATGCCTTTCGGGCTACGCCTGGCCTACTGGCTGGCGGACCAGGTGCTCTTCAAGCCCTTGCGCGACCAGTTGGGCTTCCTGCGCCTTAGGCGGGCCTATACGGGGGGTGCTGCCCTAGGCCCCGATGTCTTTCGCTTCTTCCACGCCATCGGGGTAAACCTGAAGCAGATCTACGGCCAGACCGAGATCATCGGCATCGCCTTCGTCCACCGGGATGGGGACGTGCGCCACGATACCGTGGGCCTGCCCATCCCCGGCACCGAGGTCCGGATCAGCGAGGAGGGGGAGATCCTCTGCCGCTCCGATGCGGTCTGCGCCGGGTACTGGGAACGCCCCGAGGCCACGGCGGAAGCTTTCCGGGATGGCTGGCTCCACACGGGGGATGCCGGCTACCTCACGGAGGACGGGCACCTGGTGGTCATCGACCGGCTTTCCGACGTGATGCGCACGGAGAAGGGCACGGTCTTCAGCCCCCAGTTTGTGGAGAACAAGCTGAAGTTCTCCCCTTTCATCAAGGAGGCGGTGGTCTTCGGGGACCGCAAGCCCTACCTGGCGGCCTTGATCAACGTAGATCCCCAGACGGTGGGCAAGTGGGCGGAGGACCGGGGGTTGGCCTACACCACCTACCTGGACCTCTCCTTGAAGCCCGAGGTGGCCGAACTCGTCCGCAAAGAGGTGGAGAAGGTGAACCAGGAGCTTCCCGAGGACCTCAAGATCCGGCGCTTTGTCCTGCTCTACAAACTTCTGGATGCCGACGATGAGGAGCTCACCCGCACCGGCAAGGTGCGCCGGGGCCTCATCGCCAAGAAGTATGCGCCCTTGGTGGAGGCCTTGTATTCCCAGGCCGAGGCGGTGGAGGTGGAGGCGGAATACCGCTACCAGGACGGGACCGTCCAGCGGGTGCGGGCCCAGGTACCGGTTTTGGACCTGCGGGAGGAGGTGGCGGTGTGA
- a CDS encoding branched-chain amino acid ABC transporter permease, whose translation MSFFLQLLFSGIVLGLVYALAALGFVLIYKASRVVNFAQGQFIAIGAFLAYWAMVSLGAPFLLAAALALALTALLGFGVERVFLKRLVGQPIISVIMATIGLASLLDGLIHLTPYGAGNFSYPSFLPAGGLTLLGVQISYAQLLAVAFTLLFLLAFTWFFQRSTLGVAMRSVADDQMAALSLGVSVEKVFALAWAAAGLTAAAAGMVVGTISGLNLDGLVHIGLRVFPVVILGGLDSIPGAVVAGILIGVLENLAAGFLDPFIPGGGTRDVFPFLVLLLVLWFKPHGLFGTEEIERV comes from the coding sequence GTGAGCTTCTTCTTGCAGCTTCTGTTTTCCGGCATCGTCCTGGGCCTGGTCTACGCCCTGGCAGCTTTGGGCTTTGTGCTCATCTACAAGGCCAGCCGGGTGGTGAACTTCGCCCAGGGGCAGTTCATCGCCATAGGGGCCTTTCTGGCCTACTGGGCCATGGTGTCCCTGGGGGCACCCTTCCTCCTGGCGGCGGCCTTGGCCCTGGCCCTGACCGCCCTCTTGGGCTTTGGGGTGGAGCGGGTTTTCCTCAAGCGGCTGGTGGGCCAGCCCATCATCTCGGTCATCATGGCCACCATCGGCTTGGCCTCCCTGCTGGACGGCCTCATCCACCTCACCCCCTACGGGGCGGGGAACTTTAGCTACCCCAGCTTCCTTCCTGCTGGGGGCCTCACCCTTTTGGGCGTCCAGATCTCGTACGCTCAGCTTCTTGCCGTGGCCTTCACCTTGCTTTTCCTCCTGGCCTTCACTTGGTTTTTCCAGCGTTCCACCCTGGGCGTGGCCATGCGCAGCGTGGCCGACGACCAGATGGCGGCCCTGAGCCTAGGCGTATCCGTGGAGAAGGTTTTCGCCCTGGCCTGGGCGGCGGCAGGGCTTACAGCGGCGGCGGCGGGCATGGTGGTGGGGACCATCTCCGGGCTCAACCTGGACGGCCTGGTGCACATCGGCCTTCGCGTTTTTCCTGTGGTGATTCTGGGAGGGCTGGATTCCATCCCGGGGGCGGTGGTGGCGGGGATCCTCATTGGGGTCTTGGAAAACCTGGCCGCGGGCTTCCTGGACCCCTTTATCCCCGGTGGGGGCACCCGGGATGTCTTCCCCTTCCTGGTTTTGCTTTTGGTCCTTTGGTTCAAACCCCATGGCCTTTTTGGCACGGAGGAGATCGAGCGCGTATGA
- a CDS encoding branched-chain amino acid ABC transporter permease, producing MRNPWAQTGNYRTSYRQDTSIFATHRELVSLLLFLGFLLVLPLFLSRTQVFILDLILVYSIAVLGLNITTGYAGLINIGQAAFMGVGAYTAALLAPQGLPFWLAVPLGGLVAAFFGFLVGIPSLRVKHLYLALATLAFQVVFEWTVGHMPLLKQGGAMDMPRASFLGYEAGFRNHFHFWYYVSLVVLVLLAVFFRNLLRTRYGRALVAVRDNDRAADAMGMDPGRTKLFAFALGAFYAGVAGVLYAYLSRAVVIEDYTFAVSIKLLAMSIVGGLGTLVGSFLGPAFLELLDVNMEVLSNFIKALGFSVAGVDVASALRPLAFGLIIVLFLMFEPRGLYNWWRIVRSYFRTWPFKY from the coding sequence ATGAGAAACCCCTGGGCCCAGACTGGAAACTACCGCACCTCGTACCGACAGGACACCAGCATCTTTGCCACCCATCGGGAGCTGGTTTCCCTTCTTCTCTTCCTGGGCTTCCTCCTGGTTCTGCCCCTGTTTCTTTCCCGCACCCAGGTCTTCATCCTGGACCTGATCCTGGTCTACAGCATCGCGGTTTTGGGCCTGAACATCACCACCGGTTACGCCGGCCTCATCAACATCGGCCAGGCGGCCTTTATGGGGGTGGGGGCCTACACGGCGGCCCTTCTTGCCCCCCAGGGGCTCCCCTTTTGGCTGGCGGTTCCCTTGGGCGGGTTGGTGGCGGCCTTTTTCGGCTTCCTGGTGGGCATCCCTTCCTTGCGGGTGAAGCACCTGTATTTGGCCCTGGCCACCCTGGCCTTCCAAGTGGTCTTTGAGTGGACCGTGGGCCACATGCCCCTTCTAAAGCAGGGCGGGGCCATGGACATGCCCCGGGCCAGCTTTTTGGGGTACGAGGCGGGCTTTCGCAACCACTTCCACTTCTGGTACTACGTTTCCCTGGTGGTTTTGGTCCTTCTTGCGGTCTTCTTCCGCAACCTCCTGCGTACCCGCTACGGGAGGGCCTTGGTGGCGGTGAGGGATAACGACCGGGCGGCGGACGCCATGGGCATGGACCCGGGGCGCACCAAGCTCTTCGCCTTCGCCCTGGGGGCCTTTTACGCCGGGGTGGCGGGGGTGCTTTACGCCTACCTCTCCCGGGCCGTGGTCATAGAGGACTACACCTTTGCCGTGTCCATCAAGCTCTTGGCCATGTCCATCGTGGGGGGGTTGGGTACCCTGGTGGGGAGTTTCCTGGGGCCGGCTTTTCTGGAGCTTTTGGATGTCAACATGGAGGTGCTTTCCAACTTTATTAAGGCCCTGGGGTTCAGCGTGGCCGGGGTGGACGTGGCCAGCGCCTTAAGACCCTTGGCCTTTGGTCTCATCATCGTGCTCTTCCTGATGTTTGAGCCCAGGGGGCTTTACAACTGGTGGCGGATCGTGCGAAGCTACTTCCGCACCTGGCCCTTCAAGTACTAG
- a CDS encoding ABC transporter substrate-binding protein: protein MRKLWFGLLATAGLALGQQQVTILWSGAITGPTSDAGAPYGAAVEDYCKYANERKLIPGVVLNCLVRDDQYNNANTQRFFEEALDRFKIPVFLSYATGANLQLKSLIQEVKVPTIPASMHVELIDPPNNDYFFIPTSTYSEQVVALLEYIAKQKKGAKVALVVHPSPFGRAPVADARKAAAQLGLQIVDVQEVGAGNLDNTALLKRFEAAGVEYIVHQNVAGPVANILKDAKRLGLDKKIKQLGAHYTGGPDLIKLAGDAAEGFLWATSFYMFHEDAPGIRLQKELGQKYGRPQAIVESVNYTNGMLAAAIAVEAMRRAQERFKRITAETIYQAIIGMNGPNAYKPGFAVSTKQGIEIDFTKSEHTGAEGLRILEAKGDRFVPVTEPFTSALFRKVHYGK from the coding sequence ATGCGAAAACTCTGGTTCGGTCTACTGGCGACGGCGGGGCTGGCCTTGGGCCAGCAGCAGGTGACCATCCTGTGGTCGGGGGCCATCACCGGCCCCACCTCGGACGCGGGGGCTCCTTACGGGGCAGCGGTGGAGGACTACTGCAAGTACGCCAACGAGAGGAAGCTGATCCCGGGGGTAGTTCTAAACTGCCTGGTGCGGGACGACCAGTACAACAACGCCAATACCCAGCGCTTCTTTGAGGAGGCCCTGGACCGCTTCAAGATACCCGTGTTCCTTTCCTACGCCACCGGGGCCAACCTGCAACTCAAGTCCCTGATCCAGGAGGTGAAGGTACCCACGATCCCCGCCTCCATGCACGTGGAACTCATCGACCCTCCCAACAACGACTACTTCTTCATCCCCACCTCCACTTACTCCGAGCAGGTGGTGGCCCTTCTGGAGTACATCGCCAAGCAGAAGAAGGGGGCTAAGGTGGCCTTGGTGGTCCACCCCTCCCCCTTCGGCCGGGCCCCGGTGGCGGACGCCCGCAAGGCGGCGGCGCAGCTGGGCCTGCAGATCGTGGACGTGCAGGAGGTGGGGGCGGGCAACCTGGATAACACCGCCTTGCTCAAGCGCTTCGAGGCGGCGGGGGTGGAGTACATCGTCCACCAGAACGTGGCCGGTCCCGTGGCCAACATCCTGAAGGATGCCAAGCGCCTGGGTCTGGATAAGAAGATAAAGCAGCTTGGGGCGCACTACACCGGTGGTCCCGACCTGATCAAGCTGGCCGGGGATGCGGCGGAGGGGTTCCTTTGGGCTACCAGCTTCTACATGTTCCACGAGGATGCCCCGGGTATCCGCCTGCAGAAGGAGCTCGGGCAGAAGTACGGGCGGCCGCAGGCTATCGTGGAGAGCGTGAACTACACCAACGGCATGCTGGCCGCCGCCATCGCGGTGGAGGCCATGCGCCGGGCCCAGGAGCGGTTCAAGCGCATCACGGCGGAAACCATCTACCAGGCCATCATCGGGATGAACGGGCCTAACGCCTACAAGCCAGGGTTTGCCGTCTCCACCAAGCAAGGTATTGAGATTGACTTCACCAAGAGCGAGCACACCGGGGCGGAGGGCTTGAGGATCCTCGAGGCCAAGGGAGACCGCTTCGTGCCCGTGACCGAACCCTTCACCTCGGCCCTCTTCCGCAAGGTGCACTACGGCAAGTAA
- a CDS encoding ABC transporter ATP-binding protein, whose translation MSLNPTRPEDLGPILLLVNNIEVVYHDIIQVLRGVSLKVPEGRITALLGPNGAGKTTTLRAISGLLIPEDGEVVRGEILYQGKPIHNRSPEEIVRMGIVQVLEGRRVFKHLTVEENLRVGTLTRKDSHLKEDLERIYHYFPRLAELRNRLAGYCSGGEQQMIAIGRALLARPRLLLLDEPSLGLAPLLVREIFDIVARVNAEEGVTVLVVEQNARVALSIAHYGYIMETGRIVLEGDRDYLLENPDVQEFYLGVAKGGGRKSFKEVKAYKRRKRFM comes from the coding sequence ATGAGCCTAAACCCCACGCGCCCCGAAGACTTAGGCCCCATCCTCCTTTTGGTCAACAACATCGAGGTGGTCTACCACGACATTATCCAGGTCCTGCGCGGGGTTTCCCTGAAGGTTCCCGAGGGGCGCATCACCGCCCTCTTGGGCCCGAACGGGGCCGGGAAGACCACCACGCTCCGGGCCATCTCCGGCCTCCTCATCCCTGAGGACGGGGAGGTGGTGAGGGGAGAGATCCTCTACCAGGGAAAGCCCATCCATAATCGCTCCCCCGAGGAGATCGTAAGGATGGGCATCGTCCAGGTGCTGGAAGGCCGGCGGGTTTTCAAGCACCTCACGGTGGAGGAAAACCTGCGGGTGGGCACCTTGACCCGTAAGGACAGCCATCTTAAGGAGGATCTGGAGCGCATCTACCATTACTTCCCCCGCCTGGCCGAACTCAGGAACCGCCTGGCCGGGTACTGCTCGGGGGGAGAGCAGCAGATGATCGCCATTGGCCGGGCCCTCCTGGCCAGACCCCGGCTTCTCCTCCTGGACGAGCCCTCCTTGGGCCTGGCTCCTCTTTTGGTGCGGGAGATCTTCGACATCGTGGCCCGGGTGAACGCCGAGGAGGGGGTCACGGTCCTGGTGGTGGAGCAGAACGCCCGGGTGGCGCTTTCCATCGCCCATTACGGGTACATCATGGAAACGGGACGGATCGTCCTGGAGGGGGATCGGGACTACCTTCTGGAAAACCCCGACGTGCAGGAGTTCTACCTGGGGGTGGCCAAAGGGGGTGGGCGCAAGAGCTTCAAGGAGGTCAAGGCCTACAAGAGGCGGAAGCGGTTCATGTAG
- a CDS encoding RluA family pseudouridine synthase has product MESVVRFRMGGVRLDQAVAEACGVSRSRAQEWIAQGRVQVGERVVEKPSYRLKGEEVVVLPPEERPFVAPQDLAIPVLYEDEDLLVLNKPAGLLTHPAPGVYTGTVVNALVGRYFPLQEAERPEEVRPGIVHRLDKDTSGVLVVAKHGGALEALARAFRDRLVMKRYLAITEGHPKEGTLIAPIGRHPVERHKMHVGGIAPRHAETEFRILATAGPYALVEARPHTGRTHQIRVHLKHLKAPILGDGVYGRESPHIGRQALHAYELRISHPRTGRILEFLAPVPGDMVQAWEALGGRWPEDVLREVPSYTEAQ; this is encoded by the coding sequence ATGGAGAGCGTGGTGCGCTTTCGCATGGGAGGGGTGCGCCTGGACCAGGCGGTGGCCGAGGCCTGCGGGGTAAGCCGCAGCCGGGCCCAGGAATGGATCGCCCAGGGCCGGGTCCAAGTGGGGGAAAGGGTGGTGGAAAAGCCCTCCTACCGCCTCAAGGGGGAAGAGGTGGTGGTGCTTCCCCCGGAGGAAAGGCCCTTCGTGGCTCCCCAGGACCTGGCCATCCCGGTGCTCTACGAGGACGAGGACCTCCTGGTCCTCAACAAGCCTGCGGGGCTTCTTACCCATCCGGCTCCCGGGGTATACACGGGCACCGTGGTCAACGCCCTGGTGGGGCGGTACTTCCCTCTCCAGGAGGCCGAGCGGCCCGAGGAGGTGCGTCCCGGCATCGTGCACCGCCTGGACAAGGACACCAGCGGGGTCCTGGTGGTGGCCAAGCATGGAGGGGCCCTCGAGGCCCTGGCCCGGGCCTTCCGCGACAGGCTGGTGATGAAGCGCTACCTGGCCATCACCGAGGGGCACCCCAAGGAGGGCACCCTCATCGCCCCCATCGGCCGCCACCCGGTGGAGCGGCACAAGATGCACGTGGGGGGGATTGCGCCCCGCCATGCGGAAACCGAGTTCCGCATTCTCGCCACCGCCGGGCCCTACGCCTTGGTGGAGGCCCGGCCCCACACCGGCCGTACCCACCAGATCCGGGTCCACCTCAAGCACTTGAAGGCCCCTATCCTGGGGGATGGGGTTTATGGGCGGGAAAGCCCCCACATCGGGCGTCAAGCCCTCCACGCCTACGAGCTCCGCATTTCCCATCCCCGCACCGGGCGGATTCTGGAGTTCCTGGCCCCGGTGCCCGGGGATATGGTCCAGGCCTGGGAGGCCCTGGGGGGGCGGTGGCCGGAAGATGTGCTCCGGGAGGTTCCCTCGTATACTGAGGCCCAATGA
- a CDS encoding DNA-methyltransferase, producing the protein MSPNPLLALDQEELGVPSEGSSFPSTAHRLLVGDAREVLKRLPEASVHLVLTSPPYWTLKRYEDTPGQLGHVEDYEAFLDELDRVWQEVFRVLVPGGRLIVVVGDVAVARRKFGRHLVFPLHADIQVRCRKIGFDNLNPILWHKHTNAALEAQRPGFFLGKPYEPGAIIKTEVEYILMQRKPGGYRKPTPEQRELSRLPKELFARWFRQIWDDIPGESTKAHPAPFPLELAERLVRMFSFVGDTVLDPFAGTGTTLIAAARHRRNSIGVELVPRYAELARRRFQREVEGHFLATEGV; encoded by the coding sequence ATGAGTCCTAACCCTCTTCTTGCCCTGGACCAAGAGGAACTTGGCGTGCCGAGCGAAGGTTCTTCCTTTCCCTCCACGGCCCACCGCCTTCTGGTGGGGGATGCTCGGGAGGTCCTGAAGCGCCTTCCCGAAGCTTCGGTGCATTTGGTCCTCACCTCGCCCCCTTACTGGACCCTGAAGCGGTACGAGGACACGCCGGGGCAACTCGGGCACGTGGAGGACTACGAGGCCTTTTTGGACGAGCTGGATAGGGTTTGGCAGGAGGTCTTTCGGGTGCTGGTTCCGGGGGGACGGCTCATCGTGGTGGTGGGGGATGTGGCTGTGGCTCGGAGGAAGTTTGGCCGCCACCTGGTCTTCCCCCTTCATGCCGATATCCAGGTCCGTTGCCGCAAAATCGGCTTTGACAACCTCAACCCTATCCTCTGGCACAAGCACACCAATGCGGCCCTCGAGGCCCAGCGGCCTGGCTTCTTCCTGGGCAAGCCTTACGAGCCCGGGGCCATCATCAAGACCGAGGTGGAGTACATCCTGATGCAAAGGAAACCCGGGGGCTATCGCAAACCCACCCCGGAGCAACGGGAGCTGAGCCGCCTCCCTAAGGAGCTCTTCGCCCGCTGGTTCCGCCAGATCTGGGACGACATCCCCGGGGAGAGCACCAAGGCCCATCCCGCTCCCTTCCCCTTGGAGCTGGCGGAGAGACTGGTGCGCATGTTCAGCTTTGTGGGGGACACGGTGCTGGACCCCTTCGCGGGCACCGGCACCACCCTCATCGCCGCCGCCCGGCACAGGCGGAACTCCATCGGGGTGGAGTTGGTACCTCGGTACGCGGAGCTGGCCCGTAGGCGTTTCCAGCGGGAAGTAGAAGGCCACTTCCTCGCAACGGAGGGGGTTTAA
- the lysN gene encoding 2-aminoadipate transaminase has protein sequence MKTLDWNTLFGAQARRIQASTIRELLKLTQRPGVLSFAGGLPAPELFPKEEAAAKAAEILRQKGEVALQYGPTEGYFPLRAWVAEWLGVSPEEVLITTGSQQALDLLGKVFLDEGSPVLLEAPSYMGAIQAFRAYGPRFLTVPAGEEGPDLDALEEVLKQERPRLLYLIPSFQNPSGGLMPLEARRHLLEMAMERGLVVVEDDAYRELYFGESRLPSLFELAREAGYPGVIYLSSFSKVLAPGLRVAFVVARPEVILKLTQAKQGVDLHTPVLNQILVHELVKEGFPDRLERIRTTYKAKAQAMLEALDREMPKEVAYTRPKGGMFVWMTLPEGLSAEALFQQALEENVAFVPGGPFFANGGGENTLRLSYATMGPEGIAEGVRRLAKALKGLLTLA, from the coding sequence GTGAAAACCCTGGACTGGAATACCCTTTTTGGCGCGCAGGCTAGGCGCATCCAGGCCTCCACCATCCGGGAGCTTTTAAAGCTCACCCAGCGCCCCGGCGTCCTCAGCTTCGCCGGGGGCCTTCCCGCCCCCGAGCTTTTCCCCAAGGAGGAGGCGGCGGCCAAGGCAGCCGAGATCCTAAGGCAAAAGGGGGAGGTGGCCCTGCAGTACGGGCCCACGGAAGGCTATTTCCCCTTAAGGGCCTGGGTGGCGGAGTGGCTTGGGGTGAGCCCGGAAGAGGTCCTCATCACCACGGGAAGCCAGCAGGCCCTGGACCTTCTGGGGAAGGTCTTTTTGGACGAGGGAAGCCCGGTTCTATTGGAGGCCCCCAGCTACATGGGGGCCATCCAGGCCTTCCGGGCCTACGGCCCCCGTTTCCTCACGGTGCCGGCCGGGGAAGAGGGGCCGGACCTGGACGCCTTGGAGGAGGTCCTCAAGCAGGAGCGCCCCCGTTTGCTCTACCTCATCCCCTCCTTCCAGAACCCCTCCGGGGGGCTCATGCCCCTGGAAGCCCGCAGGCACCTTCTGGAAATGGCGATGGAACGGGGGTTGGTGGTGGTGGAGGATGACGCCTACCGGGAGCTCTACTTTGGGGAAAGCCGCCTGCCAAGCCTTTTTGAGCTGGCCCGGGAGGCAGGCTACCCTGGTGTTATCTACCTGAGTAGCTTCTCCAAGGTGCTGGCCCCGGGCCTGAGGGTGGCCTTCGTGGTGGCCCGGCCCGAGGTCATCCTCAAGCTCACCCAGGCCAAGCAAGGGGTGGACCTGCACACCCCGGTCCTCAACCAGATCCTGGTGCACGAGCTGGTGAAGGAAGGCTTCCCGGACCGCCTGGAAAGGATCCGCACCACCTACAAGGCCAAGGCCCAGGCCATGCTGGAGGCCCTGGACCGGGAGATGCCCAAGGAGGTGGCCTATACCCGGCCCAAGGGAGGGATGTTCGTCTGGATGACCCTCCCCGAGGGGCTTTCCGCCGAGGCCCTTTTCCAGCAGGCCCTCGAGGAGAACGTGGCCTTCGTGCCCGGAGGCCCCTTCTTTGCCAACGGGGGCGGGGAGAACACCTTGAGGCTCTCCTACGCCACCATGGGCCCTGAGGGGATCGCCGAAGGGGTAAGGCGGCTCGCCAAGGCCCTGAAGGGGCTACTGACCCTGGCCTAG